A window of the Sabethes cyaneus chromosome 1, idSabCyanKW18_F2, whole genome shotgun sequence genome harbors these coding sequences:
- the LOC128743793 gene encoding uncharacterized protein LOC128743793: protein MNPNEVVYVGNIPKQATNLELAEFFKDVGTVVKVSFMRENRNDCRTKVGFVLFENEAQAKKACNFDQTIFQWNRVIVTLVNDERHFWAGHTVVVRNLAFEINEEELYEAFGRYGMIEAVQIPTNNFAYVGFKDKSAANAAQRLNNTILGSTKITVQVLNRNVRVRLEDFDSFKTPRVYNELMDAKMKHTFSKGHAALLSTQPKMSFGNNDDAYDLDDDDDDDEDNRVYDPVTNQFYNKVKDIQVKREPLFDQEQEEDMFFAPPSTVTWNTTSEKESNNVTSSNKSPTWDILGASSAEETHESPEEIRRREVQFTKHGITSPNKNAVRVENIPRDVYDEDVVKYFDQFGPIISVEIGFSQSCIFTKIYTVVFEEESTAERVLDCFMRKCEFSGVVCTVFTMRPDETLLEVPGKAVLIDYISNSVVYEDVVEAFSKVGVVIYVKKTHRNTTPTVVHFLHSISIDRAKQITKLDGDKVQVVPFSHEAFRTFTSEYLTLKKASSPHTKKPLKNVRMMDIEMKEQTEKVKSVILRTVFNPSYRSPNPALYTYEVVIYNCPARITLKDLRHHFINVAFVSNMRYEQSMYDKNTWKVFASFPTFIEAFNAVRLKGLLATFPIYKHLATEKPKLDSQESILIECEQGDISVSKMHSHLISHGAMAFVDKVDHNKFIAVCRESKTAKKLVSYNWLAKPPCKIAAYRDVINRQNALVDSLDTSLESQNMSVQHQGLAQFAKGQPLHSKPPISLADILSLQKPSAESQTSWEQHRGSQHATNRSLNEWEQDDDHVLNNSRLPNRNAFGMGNVAPNWNRNNHQPFIPGNQRPPLERVDDLAFANPPAPSGMLLALPPRDFQPGWAFGGPMHRPPAMVPPPVTRTVFMPERISLPTPPGCGVLGAPFMNPAGPPLVAAQHPVPQEGDLRQYLAEKRNIRPREIYDPVEAVDHQPDEASSAKPSSTSKEVDLLETYIRNKERDIKRRLEQLDKDILTSRKSREPRGSRSVSPTDRKAHQRIESIRKEKIEITRQMSEMLRLPNYRTNPRFTSLAEKQSSLDKEDMEIKRQLDAKKLWLAERERSLSSERHQQEAEQRNSRRSRSRSRSPNRRRDRSPSYNRDRSFSRSRERFRRSSRSSSRGARRSGSREKINRRGERVYGTRRSRSHSFERGRRSASGDSFSSRYDRSDQLSKRNAESLMREMRQLGRRQESKHDHCVYVGNIADTIKTNELKGTFDRYGRVVDFDTSLREKYGEIYVEYHQREDAFKALEMNRVKIWGKRLRVALNCRKPCNREGYSVIVELPEPVPERDLYARFDACGEIEFIWHYEGFTMATITFEKPESMLLALGVRELRNGIPIIVREYIDTEH from the exons ATGAATCCAAATGAAGTGGTTTATGTTGGAAACATTCCAAAGCAGGCCACCAACTTGGAGCTAGCCGAGTTTTTCAAAGATGTCGGCACTGTTGTCAAAGTTTCCTTCATGCGAGAAAATCGCAATGATTGCCGTACAAAGGTAGGTTTCGTGTTGTTTGAAAACGAAGCGCAAGCCAAGAAGGCATGCAACTTTGATCAGACCATATTCCAATGGAACCGGGTGATAGTGACGCTTGTCAACGATGAGCGTCACTTCTGGGCTGGACACACCGTCGTCGTAAGGAATCTCGCTTTTG AAATCAACGAGGAAGAATTGTATGAGGCGTTTGGCCGATACGGAATGATAGAAGCGGTACAGATTCCTACCAATAACTTTGCATATGTGGGCTTCAAAGACAAATCGGCAGCAAATGCTGCTCAGCGGTTAAACAATACCATACTTGGGTCGACTAAAATAACTGTTCAGGTCTTGAACCGGAACGTTAGAGTACGGTTGGAAGATTTTGACAGCTTCAAAACGCCGCGAGTCTACAACGAGCTGATGGATGCAAAAATGAAGCATACCTTTTCTAAAGGACATGCTGCACTGCTTAGCACGCAGCCGAAAATGAGCTTCGGCAACAACGACGATGCTTACGATcttgatgacgatgacgatgatgatgaggatAATAGAGTTTACGATCCAGTTACCAACCAGTTTTACAACAAAGTTAAAGATATCCAAGTGAAACGTGAGCCCCTGTTTGACCAAGAACAAGAAGAGGACATGTTCTTTGCTCCACCATCTACGGTAACTTGGAACACTACATCAGAAAAAGAATCAAATAATGTGACTTCATCGAACAAATCGCCAACTTGGGATATTTTGGGTGCGTCCTCTGCAGAGGAAACACATGAATCCCCCGAAGAAATTCGACGCCGTGAAGTTCAATTCACAAAGCACGGTATAACATCACCGAATAAAAACGCGGTACGAGTTGAAAACATTCCTCGCGATGTGTATGATGAGGATGTCGTAAAATATTTCGACCAGTTCGGGCCGATCATCAGCGTCGAAATAGGATTTTCTCAGAGCTGTATTTTTACCAAAATCTACACCGTCGTTTTTGAAGAGGAAAGTACTGCGGAGCGAGTTCTTGACTGTTTTATGCGGAAATGTGAATTTTCTGGCGTCGTGTGCACAGTTTTCACAATGCGACCCGACGAAACGCTTCTAGAGGTACCGGGAAAGGCCGTGCTCATTGATTACATTTCCAATAGTGTTGTATATGAAGACGTAGTGGAAGCATTCTCTAAAGTAGGAGTGGTCATTTATGTAAAGAAAACTCACCGAAATACTACACCGACAGTGGTTCATTTTCTCCACAGTATTTCTATAGATCGTGCTAAGCAAATCACAAAACTCGATGGCGATAAGGTGCAAGTTGTGCCTTTTAGTCATGAGGCGTTCCGTACATTCACGTCGGAATACTTGACATTAAAGAAGGCAAGCTCACCACACACCAAAAAGCCTCTGAAAAACGTTCGAATGATGGACATCGAAATGAAAGAACAAACGGAGAAAGTAAAGAGTGTGATACTTAGGACCGTGTTCAATCCTAGCTACCGTAGTCCGAATCCAGCACTATACACATACGAAG TGGTCATCTACAACTGTCCGGCGCGAATCACACTGAAAGACCTACGGCACCATTTTATCAACGTAGCCTTTGTGTCCAACATGCGCTACGAGCAGAGCATGTACGATAAGAACACCTGGAAAGTATTCGCTAGCTTTCCTACGTTCATTGAAGCGTTTAATGCTGTACGACTGAAAGGGTTACTGGCAACGTTTCCGATATACAAGCATTTAGCGACAGAGAAACCAAAACTGGATTCACAGGAGTCTATATTGATTGAATGCGAACAAG GCGAtatttccgtaagcaaaatGCATTCCCATCTGATAAGTCACGGAGCAATGGCTTTTGTGGATAAGGTGGATCACAACAAGTTTATTGCCGTTTGTCGTGAATCGAAAACAGCCAAAAAACTGGTTAGCTATAACTGGTTAGCTAAACCTCCTTGTAAAATAGCAG CGTATCGCGATGTTATCAACAGACAAAATGCTCTCGTTGACTCTCTCGATACTTCACTAGAGTCACAGAACATGTCTGTTCAACACCAGGGTCTGGCCCAGTTTGCCAAAGGTCAACCGCTACACTCGAAACCTCCAATTTCATTGGCCGATATTCTGTCACTGCAAAAACCTTCAGCAGAGAGTCAGACATCGTGGGAGCAGCACCGTGGCAGTCAACATGCCACGAATCGTAGCTTGAATGAATGGGAACAGGATGACGATCATGTCCTTAATAATTCCAGATTACCCAACCGAAATGCTTTTGGGATGGGCAACGTCGCACCTAACTGGAATCGTAACAACCACCAGCCATTTATTCCCGGTAACCAGCGTCCTCCGTTGGAACGTGTCGACGATCTTGCATTCGCGAATCCGCCAGCACCCAGTGGGATGCTGCTGGCATTACCACCGAGGGATTTCCAACCGGGGTGGGCATTCGGTGGTCCCATGCATCGGCCCCCAGCCATGGTTCCGCCTCCCGTTACGAGAACTGTTTTCATGCCGGAACGCATCTCCCTACCTACACCGCCGGGATGCGGAGTTCTCGGTGCACCATTCATGAACCCTGCCGGGCCGCCTCTTGTCGCCGCTCAACATCCGGTTCCTCAGGAAGGTGATCTGCGCCAGTATCTCGCGGAGAAACGAAACATTCGACCACGCGAGATATACGACCCTGTTGAAGCAGTTGACCACCAACCGGATGAGGCCAGTTCCGCCAAACCAAGTTCTACATCCAAGGAAGTAGACCTGCTTGAAACGTACATTCGCAACAAGGAGCGTGATATCAAGCGCCGTTTAGAACAGCTGGATAAAGATATTTTAACCAGCAGGAAATCGCGGGAACCGCGTGGCTCTCGTTCTGTCTCTCCAACAGATCGTAAAGCTCACCAGCGCATCGAATCAATTCGAAAGGAAAAGATAGAAATAACCCGACAGATGTCTGAAATGCTCAGACTACCAAACTATAGAACCAATCCACGATTTACTTCGCTTGCAGAGAAGCAGTCCAGTTTGGACAAAGAAGACATGGAAATCAAACGGCAGCTGGACGCCAAAAAGCTCTGGCTAGCTGAGCGTGAACGTTCGCTCTCTTCTGAACGCCACCAGCAGGAGGCAGAGCAGAGAAACAGCAGGCGGAGTAGAAGTCGCAGTCGCAGTCCTAATCGCAGGCGTGACCGAAGCCCTAGCTATAACCGGGACCGTAGTTTTAGTCGCTCTCGGGAACGGTTCCGACGAAGCAGTCGCAGTTCATCCCGTGGAGCACGTCGCTCCGGCAGCCGCGAAAAAATCAACCGCCGTGGGGAGCGAGTGTATGGCACTCGCCGCAGCCGATCACATTCCTTCGAACGAGGCCGTCGATCAGCTTCGGGAGACAGTTTCAGCAGTCGTTATGATCGTTCCGACCAATTGTCTAAGCGTAATGCAGAATCTCTTATGCGAGAGATGAGACAATTGGGGCGTCGTCAGGAATCGAAGCACGATCATTGCG TGTACGTCGGTAACATCGCAGATACAATCAAGACCAATGAGTTGAAGGGTACCTTCGATCGCTACGGACGGGTTGTAGATTTTGATACCAGTTTACGTGAAAAGTACGGCGAAATCTACGTGGAGTATCATCAACGAGAAGATGCATTTAAAGCACTGGAGATGAATCGTGTTAAGATTTGGGGCAAGCGACTTCGTGTCGCGCTGAACTGTCGTAAACCGTGCAACCGAGAAGGATATAGTGTAATCGTAGAATTGCCGGAAC CTGTTCCTGAGCGAGATCTCTATGCGCGATTCGATGCATGTGGCGAAATTGAATTCATATGGCATTACGAGGGCTTCACAATGGCAACCATTACCTTCGAGAAGCCGGAATCCATGCTGCTGGCTTTAGGTGTTCGTGAACTACGCAACGGAATACCGATCATCGTACGTGAATATATCGATACTGAACATTAA